The genomic DNA AAAGTGAAATATTGATTAGCCTTGGTAATCGGGCTTTTACGGCAAAAGAAAAGACCTCCTTAACGATTTTATTCCATCGCTAAAAAGGTCTTTTTCTATTTCGACTAAAAACTTAGCACTCTTCTGGCTTACCAGCATTCGTCGCTGTACGGAAAGATGATCCGCATCCGCATGATGCGATTGCGTTTGGATTGTCGATTGTGAATCCGCCGCCAAGCATCGATTGTTTATAATCAATTTTTACTCCTTTAACAATTGGAGCACTTTCTGTATCGATAACAAATTCAACACCGAAAAACTCAAGAACTGTGTCGTCTTCTTTTGGTTCTACTTCAAATCCTAAGCCGTAAGAAAGGCCAGTACATCCGCCGCCGTGTACAGCAAGGCGCACGTACTTCTCTCCATCTTCAGCATCTTTTAACATATCTTTAATTTGAAAAGCTGCTTGTTCTGTTACTTCAATCATGAAATACACCATCCTTTCTGTTCTCATTCTATTATACATCTTTACGCTTCTATCTTGTACTCATACACTCCGCGGCAAATTACTTCCGCAGGCCCTTTCATCAACACGTTTCCTTCTTCAGTCCAAGCAATCATTAAATCGCCGCCAGCTAAATGGACTGTAATTTCCTTACCACGTTCCATCTTTCCATTTAAAATAGCAGCGACAACTGCAGCGCACGCTCCTGTTCCGCAAGCTTGCGTTACACCAGATCCACGTTCCCAAACGCGGAAATTCATCTCTGCATCATTCAAAATCTCGATGAATTCAACATTTACTCGCTCTGGGAACATTTCATGTGTCTCCAGGACTGGACCAAGTGTTGTAAGAGGTGCTTGCTCTACATCATCAACAAAAATAACCGCATGCGGATTCCCCATTGAAACAGCTGTAAATGCATAGCGATGATTATTGTATAAGAAGTTTTCACGAATAAATGGTGTTTCACCTTCACCAAGCATCGGTATTTCTGCACGTGTTAAACGCGGTGCTCCCATATCGATTTTCGCTAATGTAACTTTCCCTTCTTCTACCGTTACTTCCGCTGTTACAATACCAGCTAACGTTTCAATTGTGAAAACTGTTTCTTCTACTAGTTTATGCTCATACGCATATTTCGCTACGCATCGTAAACCGTTACCACAACTCTTTCCTTCTGAACCATCATTATTAAACATGCGCATTTTCACCGGAGCTACGTCAGATGGACAAATTAAAATCATCCCATCTGCTCCAATACCAGTATTAATATTTGAAACCTTTTCCGCCACAAGAACTAAATCTTCTTCAGGAATTTGTTCTTCAAACATATTTACATATATATAACTATTGCCAAGACCATGCATTTTTGTAAAAGAAAATTGGCTCATTTATATTCACTCCAAAAATAATTTGTTATTTTAAGTATAGAATGCATGCTTTTAGAACACAATATGAATGTCCCCCGTTTCTCATATTTGACAACGTTTGGCGATGAGCCACTCTTACACACATTGTGTAAGAAAAAAGCCCTTCTAAAAAGGGCCTTTTTTTATTTATCTATAGTATTAAACTCCCCTACGAAATAACATTTTATCTAATGAAAAAGGTGCTGCTGATTGCACCACCTTAAAACATTGGATTTTCATCCAAATAATCATATACATTATTGACCAGTTCTTCTACTGTAGCACCTTGTACAACTTCACCATTTACAAGTGCAAACGGTCCTTCAAAACAAATGCCACAATATCCTAAACAACCATACTCCATTACATCTAAATTCGGATCTTTTTCTAATTTCTCTAAAGCTGCTTGTGAACCACTTGCAAGGTTACCTACACAAAATTCAATTAATGGTTTAATCAAAATTCTCCCCCCTGTACTACAAAACAAATTACCTTCTGACTCCATCTATAAGAAGAAAACTAAGCTGTCTCTTGTTGTTTTCGTTATACATCCTAAACTATTTAGTTACTTCACTATTTCACTTCAAAGTAGATGGTTTTATTTTATATAACATGCTACTTGCAATAAAATAGTAACTAAAAAGGCAAAACAGTTTACTTTACTTTTCTTCTTATTGTACAACAGAGTATTCATTCATGCATTGTTATTTGTTCACAAATTCGATATAATTTGATTGAGTAAAGTCAAAATATTTTATTAATATAAAATTTTATGATTAGGGGATATTTCAACAGAAAAGGGGTAATCCATCATGAAACACCTCGTAATACTAGGTGGCGGCTACGGTGGAATGAGAATTCTACAAAGGCTACTTCCAAGCAACCAACTTCCAGATGATGTACAAGTGACATTAATCGACAAAGTACCATATCATTGCTTCAAAACTGAATATTATGCATTAGTTGCGGGTACTATTTCAGAAACACATATTCGTATACCGTTTCCCGAGCACCCACGACTCAATATTCAATACGGCACAATAACAAATATTGATCTCGAAGAAAAAGCTGTTCATCTCGATGGCGGCGAAGCGATCCAATATGATGATTTAATTATCGGTCTTGGCTGTGAGGATAAATATCATAACGTTCCTGGGGCGAAAGAATATACACATAGCCTACAATCGATTGAACAAACACGTAAGACATATGAACAATTAAATAGTCTAGAACCAAATGCAACAGTAGCTGTCGTTGGCGCTGGCTTAAGTGGTGTGGAAGTTGCCAGTGAACTTCGCGAAAGCCGTTCTGATTTAAAAATCTATTTATTTGATCGAAAAGATAGAATTTTATTCCCGTATCCAGAGAAATTAAGTAGATACGTAGAAGAATGGTTCGTAAAACATAAAGTTACTATTATAAGAAACTCTAACATTACAAAAGTGGAACCAAATATTGTGTATAACCACGATGAACCACTTGAATGTGATGCAATCGTCTGGACAGCTGGTATTCAAGCAAATGAAGTTGTTCGAAACCTTCCAGTTGAACAAGATGGTAGCGGACGGGTTGTCTTAACTAAATATCATAATATTCCAAATAACGAGCACGTGTATGTTGTAGGAGATTGCGCAGCACTTCCACACGCTCCATCTGCCCAACTTGCTGAAGGTCAAGGAGAGCAAATTGTCCAAATATTATTAAAACGTTGGAACAATGAACCACTTCCTGACGAACTACCTATAATCAAATTAAAAGGTGTTCTCGGCTCTCTTGGTAAGAAGCATGGCTTCGGTTTACTTGCAAACCAACCATTAATGGGACGTGTACCAAGATTATTAAAATCCGGTCTACTTTGGATGTACAAATATCATAAGGGTTAATATCTTACAGGCTGTCTACTATGTAGACAGCCTCTTTGCATCAGTTTTTAAAAATTATCAGACACCTCTTTCTCAATATGTATAATGATTTATTTTTCATTTTTATATTAAAAACTATTGATAAACAGTGTATGCTATTTGTAAGTTGTCTTATTATTTCCTTTAAGACCGAATTCATTCGGTCTTATTTTTTATGTGATAAATACTTTTGTAGGAGGCATTACATTCAACTTATGAACTTATCGAAACTAAACAATCGAATAGAAGCGAAAAAGAAAGAGTTAATCTATCTCGTTGAACGATACGGATTAACTCATAATAAAGTGATTTCTTTCAGCCAAGAATTAGATCGTTTACTTAACTTATTAATAAAACTCAAGATGAAGAAAAAACGTTGCTCTTTATAACCCTTATCCTCCCTTTTTTGATACGATATAAATAGAATCAGAAAGGAGCGATTTATGTTTATATTAAAAGACGTTATATATAAAGATATCCTACACATTCCTTATTTACAGATTCAAAATGAAAAAATCACTTGCATTATCGGTGAAAGTGGAAGTGGAAAAAGCACATTGCTTCGCATGTTAAACGATTTACAATCTCCAACATCCGGTACAATTGAATATAACGGAAAGTTAATTTCTGATTATCCGCCTATTCAATTACGTCGTGACGTAGTTATGCTTGGGCAAACTCCACCTATTTTTGATGGAACCGTTAAAGAAAACCTATTAACGGGACTTCGTCTTTCTGAAAAACCATTTCCAAATGATGATGCCCTGCGGAGTGCATTACAAACCGTTAGCTTAGACAAGCAATTAGAAGATAGCGCCTCCTCATTATCCGGCGGTGAAAAACAAAGACTTGCCTTTGCTCGTATTGTACTTATGGATCCGCCTGTCTATTTATTAGATGAACCCACTTCAGCACTAGACAATGATACAGAACGCCGCGTTATGAAACAATTTACTGAACTAGCACGAAAAAAGAAAAAAACAGTTATCTTCATCACACACTCGCAACAACTTCCAAAAGAAATTGCAGACGACATTATTGAAATTAGTAAAACAAACGGTGCAACTAGAAAGGAAGTGCTCTCTATTGAAGGGCGTTATTGAACTCCAAATTTGGCAACTGGCGGCTGCCTATATTTTTATCCTTATCTTAATTGGACTTGTAAAATTAAAAGGAATACCTCGTGAAAAACAAATCGCGCTCGCAACATTCCGTATGACGATTCAGCTCGTACTTGTTGCATATGTCCTTACATACGTATTTGAAAACAGTAATCCATTTTATACAATTGCTCTCATTACTTCTATTACTACCTTTGCAATTTTTAATATTTATAAACGAGTTAATATCCCAATGTCTAAAGAATTAAAACGAGTAGCCGCCCTTTCCATGGTCGCTGGATCAATTGGGCCACTTCTACTATTTATCTTTGTTATTATCGGTCATGACCCTTGGTATGCTCCGCAATATATCGTCCCTATTACGGGAATGTTAGTCGGTAATGCCATGACTGGTGTTTCTCTCGGCGCAAATACGTTCTTAAACAATATGAAATCGCAAAGAGGTCAAATTGAAGGTGCACTTATGCTCGGCGCAACACCGAAAGAAGCAGCTGCTCCGCTCATTCGAGACGCTTTTGATTCTGCTATTTTACCAACAATTAATTCTATGGTCGGAATGGGAATTATAAGCTTACCAGGCATGATGACTGGTCAAATATTATCCGGTGTATCACCATTCACAGCCATTCAATATCAAATCGCTATCATACTCGGTATTTCAGGAAGTACCGCTTTCGCTGTCATTACCTTTTTACAGCTTGGATATAAAACGTTCTTTAATAAGCGATGTCAGTTGAAAGAGGTTGACTATGATGCGAAGTGAATCGTAACTTTCGCTCAGTAAATGATGCCCTGTTCTCGGTGAGTGAAATTATATCAACGATTTTTTCAATATATCTATCATAACTTGCAATATATCAACGATTTTTCAAATATATCTATCATAACTTAGAATATATCAACGATTTTGCACGAAATATCGATTTACCGACAAAAAGTGACATAATAAAAAGAGGAGGCTATTCGCCCCCTCTTTTTATTGTCTTACGCCTTCTTAACGAACTGTGATTTTAACTTCATAGCTCCGAAACCGTCGATTTTACAATCGATATCGTGATCGCCATCAACTAGACGGATACTCTTTACTTTCGTACCGATCTTCACAACTGAAGAAGTTCCTTTTACTTTTAAATCTTTAATAACAGTAACAGCGTCGCCATCTTGAAGAACGTTTCCGTTCGCATCTTTTACAACTTTTGCACCATCATTATTTTCAGCTTCTGCGTCTTGGCCCCACTCATGAGCACATTCTGGACATACGAAAAGAACGCCATCCTCATACGTATATTCTGAATTACATTTTGGACAATTTGGTAAAGTAGCCATAAATTCATTTCCTCCGTTCATTATTTATACGTAAAAATCAAAATTGATGTTTACATCTCGATAAATAAAATTTGTATAGCATTTCTTTATAGTGCCATAGTCTCACGTTATTGACAACCCTACCTCAAATTCTCATTTTTTATTGTATTTTACAAAATTTCAATTCGTATGCCTTTTTTCCATTTGCTCTTCTACTAATTTTAAAAATCTTCGTTGTGCATTTTTATTTTTTACCAGCAATCGAACTCTCAGCTTACTTTGTAAATATGAGCGAACTTTGTAGTTCGTAATAAATAACTTTTGATACTTCTCGTCTTCATACATCATTCGAAACCACTCATACTGCTGCAAATAAAGTATGTTAGCATCAATCTTTTTCGTGTGTAAACCCGTACCTAAACTAATAGATCCTATTAGAGCTTCTATTAATGCTGAAATCATTTCTCTCTCCCCTAATAAACAAAAGAAGAATCTTCACAAGATTCTTCTTTTCAAAATGAACGAGTTCCCTCTAGAAACCCCAATTATTTTCTTCAATATAAATTTGATATTCTTCTACTTCTTCTTCACTTAACTTCTTATTATTTTCATATACCTCTTGCCACTCGAAATAATCTTCATCGAAATAAACAGCAAATTTAATTTTCACATTTTTCTTCTCTGTATAATCATAACCAGTAAACTCTACTACGTCATACTCTTTTTCTTTCTTCACAAACTTCCAAGTTGGATTATCAGTCATAATCTCTAAAGTAACCCCTTCATCACTTGAACGAACAACGTTTTTAATATTCGGCTCAGTTGGTAAAAAGGACAGCCCTAACGCAGCTAAACCAAACACAATCCCGACTATAATCTGTAAACCAATCATACCAGCTACACTAACGCCGCCCTTTGATTGTAAGAAATACGCCTTCTCATGATCAGACGCATCTTCTCCCTTACGAAAAACACGAACAGCATGCTTATAATATAAACGGTTTCCTTGCCATCCAGTAAATATCATCATTCCTAATTGAAGAGCTAAACTAAATGTTACATAAATCCCATCTGGAATATCTATAAAAGGGGGTATAACTATACTAGGTATAGCCAATAACGCAAATATAATAAATAACTTATACATTTTACGATAAGCTAACCAAAAGGTTGGGAAGAAAAAGGCTACCCAATTCCATGTATTCCCTTGCGCAGGATTTTCTACTTTACCCCACTTAAAATCATAATAAGCTGTATTTTTTTGAACAACTTTATGTAATTCTTGCTGAGAAATTGTTTCTTGTAAAACAGTGTCCTTCACGTACATCATCCTTTTCTTATTTCTATATACATTTATTGTATATGTACAAAATAAAGGAATCTAACAAAAAGTACACATATTTCATAAAAATGAACGGAAATCGAATATATTCCGACAATTATCTGTTTCTTATTTCATTTTACTTTTAAATATATTAAAATAATCATGTATCATACCTTTAATACACCAAGTTAATTATTTTATATATTCACTAAAAAGGATGCATCAAAATCATTTTTATACATCTTTTTTAGTGAATATATACTACTATTTTAAAACAAACATCTCGACTTAAGAAAACTCACAAATTAGCCTTCTACTATTTCAAACATATTTCCACTTACACAACTAATGAATAGTCC from Bacillus cereus G9842 includes the following:
- a CDS encoding HesB/IscA family protein, with protein sequence MIEVTEQAAFQIKDMLKDAEDGEKYVRLAVHGGGCTGLSYGLGFEVEPKEDDTVLEFFGVEFVIDTESAPIVKGVKIDYKQSMLGGGFTIDNPNAIASCGCGSSFRTATNAGKPEEC
- the dapF gene encoding diaminopimelate epimerase, translating into MSQFSFTKMHGLGNSYIYVNMFEEQIPEEDLVLVAEKVSNINTGIGADGMILICPSDVAPVKMRMFNNDGSEGKSCGNGLRCVAKYAYEHKLVEETVFTIETLAGIVTAEVTVEEGKVTLAKIDMGAPRLTRAEIPMLGEGETPFIRENFLYNNHRYAFTAVSMGNPHAVIFVDDVEQAPLTTLGPVLETHEMFPERVNVEFIEILNDAEMNFRVWERGSGVTQACGTGACAAVVAAILNGKMERGKEITVHLAGGDLMIAWTEEGNVLMKGPAEVICRGVYEYKIEA
- a CDS encoding YuzB family protein, which encodes MIKPLIEFCVGNLASGSQAALEKLEKDPNLDVMEYGCLGYCGICFEGPFALVNGEVVQGATVEELVNNVYDYLDENPMF
- a CDS encoding NAD(P)/FAD-dependent oxidoreductase, with amino-acid sequence MKHLVILGGGYGGMRILQRLLPSNQLPDDVQVTLIDKVPYHCFKTEYYALVAGTISETHIRIPFPEHPRLNIQYGTITNIDLEEKAVHLDGGEAIQYDDLIIGLGCEDKYHNVPGAKEYTHSLQSIEQTRKTYEQLNSLEPNATVAVVGAGLSGVEVASELRESRSDLKIYLFDRKDRILFPYPEKLSRYVEEWFVKHKVTIIRNSNITKVEPNIVYNHDEPLECDAIVWTAGIQANEVVRNLPVEQDGSGRVVLTKYHNIPNNEHVYVVGDCAALPHAPSAQLAEGQGEQIVQILLKRWNNEPLPDELPIIKLKGVLGSLGKKHGFGLLANQPLMGRVPRLLKSGLLWMYKYHKG
- a CDS encoding aspartyl-phosphate phosphatase Spo0E family protein — encoded protein: MNLSKLNNRIEAKKKELIYLVERYGLTHNKVISFSQELDRLLNLLIKLKMKKKRCSL
- a CDS encoding ABC transporter ATP-binding protein, encoding MFILKDVIYKDILHIPYLQIQNEKITCIIGESGSGKSTLLRMLNDLQSPTSGTIEYNGKLISDYPPIQLRRDVVMLGQTPPIFDGTVKENLLTGLRLSEKPFPNDDALRSALQTVSLDKQLEDSASSLSGGEKQRLAFARIVLMDPPVYLLDEPTSALDNDTERRVMKQFTELARKKKKTVIFITHSQQLPKEIADDIIEISKTNGATRKEVLSIEGRY
- a CDS encoding ABC transporter permease, yielding MKGVIELQIWQLAAAYIFILILIGLVKLKGIPREKQIALATFRMTIQLVLVAYVLTYVFENSNPFYTIALITSITTFAIFNIYKRVNIPMSKELKRVAALSMVAGSIGPLLLFIFVIIGHDPWYAPQYIVPITGMLVGNAMTGVSLGANTFLNNMKSQRGQIEGALMLGATPKEAAAPLIRDAFDSAILPTINSMVGMGIISLPGMMTGQILSGVSPFTAIQYQIAIILGISGSTAFAVITFLQLGYKTFFNKRCQLKEVDYDAK
- the phnA gene encoding alkylphosphonate utilization operon protein PhnA encodes the protein MATLPNCPKCNSEYTYEDGVLFVCPECAHEWGQDAEAENNDGAKVVKDANGNVLQDGDAVTVIKDLKVKGTSSVVKIGTKVKSIRLVDGDHDIDCKIDGFGAMKLKSQFVKKA
- a CDS encoding DUF2628 domain-containing protein, whose product is MMYVKDTVLQETISQQELHKVVQKNTAYYDFKWGKVENPAQGNTWNWVAFFFPTFWLAYRKMYKLFIIFALLAIPSIVIPPFIDIPDGIYVTFSLALQLGMMIFTGWQGNRLYYKHAVRVFRKGEDASDHEKAYFLQSKGGVSVAGMIGLQIIVGIVFGLAALGLSFLPTEPNIKNVVRSSDEGVTLEIMTDNPTWKFVKKEKEYDVVEFTGYDYTEKKNVKIKFAVYFDEDYFEWQEVYENNKKLSEEEVEEYQIYIEENNWGF